Proteins encoded within one genomic window of Festucalex cinctus isolate MCC-2025b chromosome 18, RoL_Fcin_1.0, whole genome shotgun sequence:
- the taf1 gene encoding transcription initiation factor TFIID subunit 1 isoform X5 produces the protein MSDSDSDEDQDRPFSITGFLFGNINEDGQLEDDSVLDNESKKHLAGLGNLGLGSLITEITANEDDEQEDNKPPTIVDAEGWVKSTEDAVDYSDISEVAEDETRKYRQAMGSLQPCRKTDDDDDYDADSKDIDSKLMPPPPPPSLSTAVKKEEPASQSANVGEEGDGIILPSIIAPSSTVEKVEFSSSSDSESETDRPGPASGPGGQPDRLTLPLAGIMQKDAAKALPGVTELFPEFRPGKVLRFLRLFGPGKNMPSVWRSARRKKKRKHRDVQPGTPPPEGELAEQGQDKKSGWVYEYANPPPPEQCLSDDEITMMAPVESKFSQISCDGDKETESRPKVAEWRYGPAQLWYDMMGVPEDGSNFNYGLKLKEKKSSESQEQNALEETTKTANEDGTRHDERDGHNTERENDKLAMENELFLMVTQLQWEDDIIWNGEDVKHKGTKTQRASLAGWLPSSMTRNANAYNAQQGLTRSNSQLVPLTPPLMPKTLSITGLKRDKNSHDHQSNQEDDAPWFSIFPIDNEELVYGRWEDNIIWDDQEMDHFLTPPVLTLDPNDENIILEIPDEKEASTSHSPSKENKKETAIKKSRILLGKTGVIKDEPQQNMSQPEVKDPWNLSNDEFYYPKQQGLRGTFGGNIIQHSIPALELRQPFFPTHMGPMKLRQFHRSTLKKYSFGPLAQPGPHPAQPLLKHIKKKAKMREQERQASGGGDMFFMRTPQDLTGKDGDLILAEYSEEYPPLIMQVGMATKIKNYYKRKPGKDPGAPDCKYGETVYCHTSPFLGSLHPGQLLQAFENNLFRAPIYLHKMPETDFLVIRTRHGYYIREVVDIMVVGQACPLYEVPGPNSKRANTHIRDFLQVFIYRLFWKSKDRPRRIRMEDIKKAFPVHSESSIRKRLKLCADFKRTGMDSNWWVLKPDFRLPTEEEIRAMVSPEQCCSYYSMQVAEQRLKDAGYGEKSFFAPEEENEEDFQMKIDDEVRTAPWNTTRAFISAMKGKCLLEVTGVADPTGCGEGFSYVKVPNKPTQQKHASNVHKALILDDKEPQPAKKTVTGTDADLRRLSLKNAKQLLRKFGVPEEEIKKLSRWEVIDVVRTMSTEQARSGEGPMSKFARGSRFSVAEHQERYKEECQRIFDLQNKVLESTEVLSTDTDSSSAEDSDFEEMGKNIENMLQNKKTSSQLSREREEQERRELQRMLMGEESDRDNKGRKERRKVLSSSLSTSSHKDDDTSSVTSLNSAATGRRLKIYRTFRDEDGKEYVRCETVRKSAVIDAYTRIRTTKDDEFIRKFALFDEQHREEMRKERRRIQEQLRRLKRNQEKDKFKGPPEKKSKKMKERPDLKVKLKCGACGAIGHMRTNKFCPLYYQTNAPPSNPVAMTEEQEEELEKTVIHNDNEELIKVEGTKIVLGKQLIESADEVRRKSLVLKFPKQQLPPKKKRRVGNAVHCDYLNKPHKAIHRRRTDPMVTLSSVLESIINDMRDHPNTYPFHTPVNAKVVKDYYKIITRPMDLQTLRENVRKRMYPSREEFREAVELIYKNSATYNGAKHPITQVAQSMLDLCDAKLKEKEDRLIRLEKAINPLLDDDDQVAFSFILDNIVTQKMMVVPDSWPFHHPVNKKFVPDYYKVIIDPMDLETIRKNISKHKYQNRDAFLSDVTLIHTNSIKYNGRDSPYTKTALDIISVCRQTLDEYDEHLTQLEKDISTAKEAALDAADFESLEMAHGSYMTPYDELDKDISTAKGSFMDLQRLTSSLPYIAQARHGRRLREEESDVDIEGFEEEDDGKPKTPAPAEDAEGDLEEDDDDEDMLLPPRRRVHNRQEEENDRRSNPLTHASVLYQDLLMSDGEDDASEEEGDNPFSSIHLSESGSDSEREVDVRPPPPRRAQETARMGMEQDESMMSYEADGADDGPHMEDSNVSYGSFEESRSRMQPSARGNAEDDAISEEEEDEEEDDARRRGPVPHSQYDEKDGKWSFMDLERHNTTPAAYAQQPWQLRGNRQDDGNSDEEEEEDEEEDARRRGPAVLSQVQLSEDEESEEFRSIGGDSDMDSD, from the exons ATGTCTGACTCTGACAGCGACGAGGATCAAGATCGCCCTTTCTCCATTACTGGTTTCTTGTTTGGGAACATAAATGAGGATGGCCAACTTGAGGACGACAGTGTCCTGGACAAT GAGTCCAAAAAGCATCTGGCTGGTTTGGGTAATCTGGGTCTGGGCTCCCTCATCACAGAGATTACAGCCAATGAGGATGATGAGCAAGAGGATAACAAACCTCCCACTATTGTAGATGCTGAGG GTTGGGTGAAAAGCACTGAAGATGCAGTTGATTATTCTGACATCAGTGAGGTGGCTGAGGATGAAACACGGAAGTATCGACAGGCCATGGGATCTTTGCAGCCCTGCAGGAAAACAG atgatgacgatgactaTGATGCAGATTCTAAGGATATTGATTCAAAGCTCATGCCTCCTCCGCCACCACCAAGCCTTTCAACAGCCGTTAAAAAAGAAGAGCCCGCATCTCAGAGTGCAAATG TCGGGGAAGAAGGTGATGGTATCATCCTGCCGTCTATCATTGCACCTTCATCTACTGTCGAAAAGGTTGAATTCAGCAGTTCCTCTGACTCCGAGTCAGAAACAGACCGCCCCGGCCCGGCTTCTGGTCCTGGAGGCCAACCAGACAGACTCACCCTCCCGCTCGCTGGCATCATGCAAAAAGATGCTGCCAAAGCGCTACCTGGTGTCACGGAGCTCTTCCCAGAGTTTAGACCTGGAAAG GTTCTGAGGTTCCTACGGCTATTTGGCCCAGGAAAGAACATGCCGTCAGTGTGGAGAAGTGCCCGCaggaagaagaagcggaagcATCGGGATGTCCAGCCTGGGACGCCTCCGCCCGAGGGAGAGCTCGCAGAGCAAGGACAGGATAAGAAGTCTGGATGGGTTTACGAGTACGCAAACCCTCCGCCCCCTGAGCAGTGTCTCTCGGACGATGAG ATCACCATGATGGCACCTGTAGAGTCCAAGTTTTCACAAATTTCCTGTGACGGCGACAAGGAGACAGAATCACGACCGAAAGTTGCCGAATGGCGATATGGGCCCGCCCAACTCTGGTACGACATGATGGGGGTTCCTGAAGATGGAAGTAATTTCAATTATGGGCTGAAGCTGAAGGAAAAGAAGTCCAGTGAGTCTCAAGAGCAAAACGCACTTGAAGAAACAACCAAGACTGCTAACGAG GATGGGACGCGGCATGATGAGCGGGATGGTCACAACACTGAGCGAGAGAATGATAAATTGGCCATGGAGAATGAGCTCTTTTTGATGGTTACGCAACTGCAGtgggaagatgacatcatctggaATGGGGAGGATGTCAAGCACAAGGGCACCAAGACTCAACGTGCCAGTCTTGCAGGGTGGTTACCCTCGAGTATGACCCGCAATGCCAATGCTTATAACGCACAACAAG GTCTGACGAGAAGTAATTCCCAGTTGGTCCCACTTACACCACCTCTTATGCCCAAAACCTTGTCGATAACTGGTTTGAAGCGGGACAAAAATAGCCATGATCATCAAT CCAATCAGGAAGACGATGCTCCTTGGTTCTCAATTTTCCCCATCGACAATGAAGAGTTGGTGTATGGGCGCTGGGAAGACAACATTATTTGGGATGATCAGGAAATGGATCACTTCCTCACTCCTCCGGTTCTTACACTGGATCCCAATGATGAGAATATTATTCTTG aaattcctgatgaaaaggaAGCATCCACATCACACTCCCCATCAAAAGAGAATAAGAAGGAAACGGCAATCAAAAAGAGTCGCATCCTCCTTGGGAAGACCGGGGTGATAAAAGATGAGCCCCAACAG AACATGTCCCAACCTGAAGTGAAGGACCCCTGGAACCTCTCTAATGACGAGTTCTACTATCCCAAACAGCAAGGTCTGAGGGGGACGTTCGGTGGTAACATCATTCAG CATTCCATCCCAGCCCTGGAATTGAGACAGCCCTTCTTCCCCACCCACATGGGGCCGATGAAGTTGCGACAATTCCATAGGTCAACATTGAAGAAGTACTCTTTTGGACCTTTGGCTCAGCCCGGTCCGCATCCTGCCCAACCACTGCTCAAGCACATTAAGAAGAAGGCTAAG ATGCGAGAGCAGGAGCGGCAAGCTTCAGGAGGAGGAGACATGTTCTTCATGCGCACGCCACAGGATTTGACAGGCAAAGATGGAGATCTGATCCTGGCAGAGTACAGTGAAGAATACCCCCCTCTCATCATGCAAGTTGGCATGGCCACTAAGATTAAAAACTACTATAAAAGG AAACCTGGAAAAGATCCTGGTGCACCAGATTGCAAATATGGAGAAACTGTATACTGTCACACTTCGCCTTTTCTGGGTTCCCTGCATCCTGGACAGCTGCTCCAA gcttTTGAAAACAACCTTTTCCGCGCCCCCATTTACTTGCACAAGATGCCAGAAACCGATTTCTTGGTCATCAGAACACGCCATGGCTATTACATCCGAGAAGTTGTGGACATCATGGTGGTTGGTCAGGCCTGTCCCTTATACGAAGTTCCTGGGCCCAACTCCAAACGAGCCAACACCCACATAAGAGACTTCCTTCAA GTGTTCATTTACCGCTTGTTCTGGAAGAGCAAGGATCGTCCGCGCAGGATTCGCATGGAGGATATCAAGAAAGCGTTTCCGGTGCATTCTGAGAGCAGCATCAGGAAAAGACTGAAACTCTGCGCCGACTTCAAACGCACGG GGATGGATTCCAATTGGTGGGTGCTGAAGCCTGATTTCAGATTGCCAACAGAGGAAGAGATCCGAGCTATGGTGTCTCCAGAGCAGTGTTGCTCTTACTATAGCATGCAGGTGGCCGAGCAGAGACTCAAG GATGCTGGATATGGCGAAAAATCATTCTTTGCACCAGAGGAGGAGAACGAAGAGGACTTTCAAATGAAGATTGATGATGAG GTGCGAACAGCTCCCTGGAACACAACAAGAGCCTTCATCTCTGCCATGAAGGGGAAATGCCTGTTGGAGGTGACAGGTGTGGCCGACCCGACGGGCTGCGGCGAAGGTTTCTCCTACGTCAAAGTGCCCAACAAGCCCACTCAACAGAAG CATGCAAGTAATGTCCATAAAGCCTTGATACTG GATGACAAGGAGCCACAGCCTGCTAAGAAGACAGTGACAGGGACAGATGCCGATTTGAGGAGACTGTCACTAAAGAATGCTAAGCAGCTGCTGCGCAAGTTCGGTGTTCCAGAAGAAGAA ATAAAAAAGCTCTCACGCTGGGAGGTGATTGACGTGGTGAGAACCATGTCAACCGAGCAGGCGCGTTCAGGAGAAGGCCCCATGAGCAAGTTTGCCAGGGGCTCGCGTTTCTCCGTAGCAGAGCACCAAGAGCGATACAAGGAGGAATGTCAGAGGATCTTTGACCTGCAGAACAA GGTTCTGGAGTCGACGGAAGTGCTTTCCACAGATACAGATAGCAGCTCGGCCGAGGATAGCGACTTTGAGGAAATGGGAAAGAACATTGAGAACATGCTGCAGAACAAGAAGACCAGCTCACAGTTGTCACGCGAGAGGGAAGAGCAGGAAAGGCGGGAGCTGCAGAGGATGCTGATGGGGGAGGAGAGTGATCGGGACAACAAGGGGCGCAAGGAGCGCCGCAAAGTCTTAT CCAGCTCGTTGTCCACCAGCTCCCACAAGGATGACGACACATCCTCAGTCACCAGCTTGAACTCGGCAGCCACAGGACGGCGACTTAAGATCTACAGAACCTTCAGGGACGAGGACGGCAAGGAATATGTCCGCTGCGAAACTGTGCGCAAATCTGCCGTCATTGATGCCTACACCAGGATCAGAACGACCAAGGATGATGAATTCAT ACGAAAGTTTGCCCTCTTCGATGAGCAGCACAGAGAGGAGATGAGGAAGGAGCGTCGGCGGATCCAGGAGCAGCTGAGGAGACTAAAGCGAAATCAAGAGAAAGACAAGTTCAAGGGACCTCCGGAAAAGAAGTCCAAGAAGATGAAAGAGAGACCAGACCTCAAGGTAAAA TTGAAGTGCGGCGCATGTGGTGCCATCGGGCACATGAGGACGAACAAGTTTTGCCCGCTGTACTATCAGACCAACGCACCTCCTTCGAACCCAGTCGCCATGACAgaagagcaggaggaggagctagAAAAGACAGTCATCCACAATGATAATGAAGAATTGATTAAGGTGGAAGGCACAAAGATCGTGCTTGGCAAGCAACTCATTGAAAG TGCTGATGAGGTGCGCAGAAAGTCTTTAGTGCTCAAGTTCCCCAAGCAACAGCTCCCTCCAAAGAAGAAGCGACGAGTTGGCAATGCAGTGCACTGTGACTATCTGAAT AAACCACACAAGGCAATCCACCGCAGACGCACTGACCCTATGGTGACCTTGTCCTCTGTGCTGGAGAGCATCATAAACGACATGCGGGACCACCCAAAT ACATACCCATTCCACACGCCAGTCAACGCCAAGGTTGTGAAGGACTACTACAAGATAATCACGCGGCCCATGGACCTGCAGACGCTTCGGGAGAATGTCCGCAAACGAATGTACCCGTCCAGGGAGGAGTTCCGAGAAGCAGTTGAGCTTATATACAAGAACAGCGCCACATACAATG GAGCAAAGCATCCAATCACACAGGTTGCACAGTCAATGTTGGATCTGTGCGATGCTAAGCTGAAAGAG AAAGAGGACAGACTGATTCGGCTTGAAAAAGCCATCAATCCTTTGCTTGATGACGACGATCAAGTGGCCTTCTCCTTCATCCTGGACAACATTGTGACCCAGAAGATGATGGTTGTTCCTGAT TCATGGCCGTTCCACCATCCTGTCAACAAAAAATTTGTGCCGGATTATTACAAGGTGATTATAGACCCGATGGACCTGGAGACCATCCGCAAG AACATCTCCAAACACAAGTACCAGAACAGAGACGCCTTCCTCTCAGATGTCACTCTCATCCACACAAACAGCATCAAGTACAATG GTCGAGACAGTCCGTACACCAAGACAGCACTTGATATCATTAGTGTGTGCAGACAGACCTTGGATGAG TACGATGAACATTTGACACAGCTGGAAAAGGACATCTCCACAGCCAAAGAGGCAGCTTTGGACGCCGCTGACTTTGAGAGTCTGGAGATGGCTCACGGTTCATACATGACGCCG TACGATGAGCTAGATAAGGACATCTCTACAGCCAAAGGGTCATTCATGGATTTGCAGAGGCTCACCTCGTCTTTGCCCTACATAGCTCAG GCACGCCACGGCAGAAGGCTCAGAGAAGAAGAATCAGATGTGGATATTGAAGGCTTTGAGGAGGAAGATGACGGCAAACCGAAAACACCTGCTCCT GCAGAGGATGCAGAAGGAGATCtggaggaggacgacgacgacgaggataTGCTGCTGCCGCCTCGCAGACGCGTGCACAACCGGCAGGAGGAGGAAAATGACAGAAGGTCCAACCCGCTCACCCATGCAAGCGTCCTATATCAGGATTTGCTCATGTCCGACGGAGAGGATGATGCCAGTGAGGAGGAGGGCGACAATCCATTCTCAT CCATTCATTTATCAGAGAGTGGCAGCGACTCCGAGCGAGAGGTGGATGTGCGACCTCCACCTCCAAGGCGAGCTCAGGAGACGGCGCGCATGGGCATGGAGCAGGACGAGAGCATGATGTCATACGAGGCAGACGGGGCCGATGATGGGCCTCACATGGAAGACAGCAACGTCAG TTATGGCAGCTTCGAGGAAAGCCGCAGTCGAATGCAACCGTCAGCCAGGGGGAACGCAGAAGACGATGCTATcagcgaggaggaggaagacgaggaggaggatgacGCACGCAGGAGAGGCCCAGTGCCACATTCTCAG